The following are from one region of the Orenia metallireducens genome:
- a CDS encoding CPBP family intramembrane glutamic endopeptidase has translation MVDIMERESTAWNLYDIILVLILTFTLTSLIFLIIESVIGYLVISDFILSIRILVLNFVQAMLLGGLTLSVIKLKYRLSLKEVGFHSNDLGRIFKYGIIGGILICLMITLLNNLIYLIIDNFWGLKPPAQQVIQNLLESDSNLLFFLNSFLIVIVAPVTEEIFFRGFIYPYCKSKLGKWKGILLSALFFALAHASIWLFLPTFLGGVILAIIYERVKSLYSCILAHGVWNMIIVSLLYFIWKTNFIQ, from the coding sequence ATGGTAGATATCATGGAAAGAGAGAGTACTGCTTGGAATTTATATGATATTATTCTGGTATTGATTTTAACCTTTACACTTACATCTTTAATCTTTTTAATTATAGAATCAGTGATTGGTTATCTAGTTATTAGTGATTTTATATTATCCATTAGAATTTTAGTCTTGAATTTTGTTCAAGCTATGTTATTAGGTGGTTTAACTCTATCAGTTATAAAGTTAAAATATAGATTATCTTTAAAAGAGGTAGGATTTCACTCAAATGATTTGGGAAGAATCTTTAAATATGGAATTATAGGTGGAATACTTATCTGCTTGATGATAACCTTGTTGAATAATCTCATCTATCTTATTATTGATAATTTTTGGGGACTAAAACCTCCTGCTCAACAGGTTATCCAGAATTTACTAGAATCAGATAGCAATCTATTATTCTTTTTAAATAGTTTTTTAATTGTAATAGTAGCTCCAGTTACTGAGGAAATCTTTTTTAGAGGATTTATATACCCTTACTGTAAAAGTAAGTTGGGAAAATGGAAAGGAATCTTATTAAGTGCTTTATTTTTTGCTTTAGCACATGCGAGCATTTGGCTTTTTTTGCCAACATTTTTAGGTGGAGTAATTTTAGCAATTATCTATGAAAGGGTTAAATCACTTTATTCTTGTATATTAGCCCATGGAGTCTGGAATATGATAATTGTCTCTTTACTCTATTTTATTTGGAAGACCAATTTTATCCAATAA
- the surE gene encoding 5'/3'-nucleotidase SurE: MRILLTNDDGIFAPGIQRLCQELEQNHEVVVVAPDRERSATGHAITIHHPLRAKEMTFANIKSKCIAIDGTPADCVKIAIESLLDEKPDLVISGINAGPNMGYDVLYSGTVSAAVEGLLLGIPAIAVSLVTDEKWDFSYAAEFISRLLKKYQKEEVSDDVILNVNVPVNCNGRYRITKLGNRSYKNTFEQRIDPRGERYYWLAGEAVEEGNSADTDVSTVKDGLVSITPVKFSLTADSEIERLKKWNL; this comes from the coding sequence ATGAGAATATTATTGACAAATGATGATGGTATTTTTGCACCAGGTATTCAAAGATTATGCCAAGAGCTCGAACAAAATCATGAGGTAGTTGTTGTAGCTCCAGATAGGGAGAGAAGTGCAACAGGTCATGCTATAACTATTCATCATCCTTTAAGAGCTAAGGAGATGACCTTTGCTAACATAAAATCAAAATGTATAGCCATAGATGGAACCCCTGCTGATTGTGTTAAAATTGCTATAGAGTCTTTATTGGATGAAAAGCCTGATTTAGTGATATCAGGTATCAATGCTGGTCCAAATATGGGTTATGATGTTCTCTATTCTGGGACTGTTTCAGCAGCTGTAGAAGGACTGCTATTGGGAATACCAGCAATTGCAGTCTCATTAGTAACTGATGAGAAATGGGATTTTTCTTATGCAGCAGAATTCATCTCTAGGTTGCTTAAAAAGTATCAAAAAGAAGAAGTTTCTGATGATGTTATCTTAAATGTTAATGTACCAGTAAATTGTAATGGGAGATATAGAATTACGAAGCTTGGTAATAGAAGTTACAAAAATACCTTTGAACAGAGGATAGATCCTAGAGGAGAGAGATACTACTGGTTAGCAGGAGAAGCGGTAGAAGAAGGAAACTCTGCTGATACTGATGTGTCAACAGTTAAAGATGGTTTGGTCTCTATTACTCCTGTTAAATTCTCTTTAACAGCAGATTCTGAGATAGAAAGGCTGAAAAAATGGAATTTGTAG
- a CDS encoding TIGR04086 family membrane protein, with amino-acid sequence MTQSENEGAVIKVSSILFGLVVSLILLLIGSLVLGVIISLSNVANQSASRILFIVNYLAIFIGGIVAAYSAGGKGWVNGGLVGLTYMLVIVLLGSLWNPVVFSFSLFLRVIIGFLISAFGGMIGVNII; translated from the coding sequence ATGACACAATCTGAAAATGAAGGTGCTGTTATTAAAGTAAGTAGTATTTTATTTGGATTGGTAGTCAGTTTAATTTTATTGTTAATAGGTAGTTTAGTGTTGGGGGTGATTATTAGTTTATCAAATGTTGCTAATCAATCTGCTAGTAGGATTTTATTTATAGTAAATTATTTGGCTATCTTTATAGGGGGGATTGTTGCAGCTTATTCTGCAGGTGGAAAGGGATGGGTTAACGGAGGTTTAGTAGGATTGACATATATGTTGGTAATAGTCCTTCTAGGTAGCCTTTGGAATCCAGTTGTTTTTTCTTTTAGCCTGTTTTTGCGAGTTATAATTGGGTTCTTAATCTCTGCTTTTGGAGGGATGATTGGTGTTAATATTATCTAA
- a CDS encoding chloride channel protein — protein sequence MSFDDFYKKIGFYIIKWLIINLLLGFLGAIFVLILKKGIVHLNDLIYNRYYLAPIIGSLIMAILVRYFDFRAKGLGTDLYIKYTKSEFPLKKPLRLLISKFFATSVTLGLIGIGGLVGPLLLIGSSMAIVINKVFNYFKVRIFNSQLDYRVLSICGAAATLGPLLGAPLGGGIFASEILYKSSLDYNDLFPAILGSSFGYYFYHAFLPQPGLNIDLGLPEASLKELLLLIFVASICGIIGQSFISIFDFIHNFFKRLKIKSFLKPLMAGCIVLIIMELFKVESFINTVGINQLFFTPLREGRMIVLVLFKILLTMVIIAGGFSAAIVDTALISGALTGNLLYYIFPNIPLPVLVIIGLSATLSSIANIPLATMVIVSEIFNLNLSLPVIIGSIIGYLIGRPKAVFKYIREE from the coding sequence ATGTCTTTTGATGATTTTTATAAGAAGATAGGCTTTTATATTATAAAGTGGCTAATAATTAATTTATTGTTAGGATTTCTTGGAGCAATATTTGTATTGATATTGAAGAAAGGGATAGTTCATCTAAATGACTTGATTTATAACAGATATTATTTAGCTCCAATAATAGGATCATTAATAATGGCAATATTAGTTCGTTATTTTGATTTTAGAGCTAAGGGGTTAGGAACAGACTTATATATAAAGTATACTAAGAGTGAGTTTCCTTTAAAGAAACCTCTTAGATTGCTAATAAGTAAGTTCTTTGCTACTAGTGTAACTTTAGGCCTAATAGGAATAGGTGGCTTAGTTGGACCATTATTATTAATTGGTAGTAGCATGGCAATAGTAATTAATAAGGTATTTAATTACTTTAAAGTTAGGATATTTAATTCACAATTGGATTATAGAGTCTTAAGTATCTGTGGAGCTGCAGCTACTTTAGGTCCACTGTTAGGTGCTCCCTTAGGGGGAGGAATCTTTGCTAGTGAGATTCTTTATAAGTCTTCTTTAGATTATAATGATTTATTTCCTGCTATCTTAGGGAGTAGCTTTGGTTATTATTTTTATCATGCTTTCTTACCCCAACCTGGCTTAAATATCGACTTGGGTCTACCTGAAGCAAGTTTAAAGGAATTACTTTTATTGATTTTTGTGGCATCAATCTGTGGGATAATTGGTCAAAGTTTTATCAGTATATTCGATTTTATACATAATTTTTTTAAAAGATTAAAGATAAAATCCTTTTTAAAGCCCCTTATGGCAGGTTGTATAGTCCTCATAATAATGGAATTATTTAAAGTAGAATCTTTTATAAATACTGTAGGTATTAATCAGTTATTCTTTACTCCCTTAAGGGAAGGGCGGATGATTGTATTAGTTCTATTTAAAATATTACTTACTATGGTGATTATTGCAGGAGGGTTCAGTGCAGCTATTGTTGATACAGCCCTAATCAGTGGTGCTTTAACGGGGAATTTATTATATTATATCTTTCCTAATATTCCCTTACCTGTACTGGTAATCATAGGGTTATCGGCTACATTATCATCTATTGCTAATATTCCTTTGGCTACTATGGTAATAGTTAGTGAGATTTTTAATTTGAATTTGAGTTTACCAGTTATTATTGGGAGTATTATTGGCTACTTAATTGGGAGACCAAAAGCAGTATTTAAATATATTAGAGAGGAATAA
- a CDS encoding ABC transporter permease yields MAEDINFKNLLKEISIPLLAILSSFIIGALIVMASGYDPVATYSALLQGAFGGLNSIADTLLAATPLIFTGLAVAFAFRCGLFNIGGEGQLLVGGLTAAWIGTFKGIPMVIHLPLTLLVAMIAGALWVAIPAILKAKLGVHEVITTIMFNYISYSLVAYFSLKVLAKPGSIQTPNIESSAYLWRFSNVLGIYSYLNIGFIIGIIVLFVIYYLLWKTTIGYEIRAVGISPDAAEYGGISAARNIILAMLISGALAGLGGAERAMGLFHNYRNGFSAEYGFTGIAVALLGRNHPLGVFFAALLFGALSNGQDYMNMLAGVPVDLVTILQAVIILFVAADLLFRRVLALKPEGRKG; encoded by the coding sequence ATGGCAGAGGATATTAATTTCAAAAATTTATTAAAAGAGATATCAATTCCACTACTAGCTATCTTATCATCTTTTATAATAGGTGCACTTATAGTAATGGCTTCTGGTTATGATCCAGTAGCAACCTATTCTGCTTTACTTCAAGGTGCTTTTGGAGGTTTAAATAGTATAGCAGATACATTACTAGCAGCTACTCCTTTGATTTTTACAGGGTTGGCTGTAGCCTTTGCATTTAGGTGTGGACTCTTTAATATCGGTGGAGAAGGGCAGCTATTAGTAGGTGGTTTGACAGCAGCTTGGATAGGTACTTTTAAAGGGATTCCAATGGTTATCCATCTACCCTTGACCTTATTAGTAGCGATGATAGCAGGGGCTTTATGGGTGGCTATTCCTGCTATTTTGAAGGCAAAGTTAGGGGTACATGAGGTAATTACAACAATTATGTTCAATTATATCTCTTATAGTTTAGTTGCATATTTTAGCTTGAAGGTATTGGCTAAGCCAGGTAGTATTCAAACCCCTAATATAGAATCTAGTGCTTACTTATGGAGATTCTCTAATGTTTTGGGTATATATTCATACCTTAATATAGGTTTTATTATTGGAATAATTGTTTTATTTGTAATTTACTATTTATTGTGGAAGACTACTATTGGATATGAGATTAGAGCAGTGGGTATCAGCCCTGATGCTGCAGAATATGGGGGGATCAGTGCTGCCCGTAATATAATTTTAGCTATGTTAATCAGTGGTGCTTTAGCAGGATTGGGAGGAGCAGAGAGGGCTATGGGGCTATTCCATAATTATCGGAATGGATTCTCTGCTGAATATGGATTTACTGGTATTGCTGTAGCGTTATTAGGTCGTAACCATCCTTTAGGTGTATTTTTTGCAGCTCTATTATTTGGAGCATTGTCCAATGGACAGGATTATATGAATATGTTGGCAGGGGTTCCTGTCGATTTAGTAACTATCTTACAAGCAGTTATCATCTTATTTGTAGCTGCTGATCTATTATTTAGAAGAGTATTAGCACTTAAACCAGAAGGGAGGAAGGGTTAA
- a CDS encoding helix-turn-helix domain-containing protein: MIEILTRFKERREELGVSLKQAEEETRIRVDYLRAIEEGNFEYIEAEVYLRGFLKVYSAYLGLDTKEVLEAYKKLQEPELVEEEIVKKESFKEKISNSFDEHQNAVLISCLVGIGLLVIGLLAFAGFKLYGLIDDSGRMANSSPSIETAQVKEGVVLSASKKVEEEVKESEKTKENRKGTIEEINENRAEKTEVNKEDSEELNNQEVAANEINIEVETIDESWYSVEVDGKVVFKGIVAANNRKLFSGQKIELKMGNAAGIKVIKDGKVMGPFGSKGEVIVKRFSID, translated from the coding sequence ATGATAGAAATTTTGACAAGGTTCAAAGAGAGAAGAGAAGAGTTAGGTGTTAGTTTAAAGCAGGCTGAAGAAGAAACTAGGATTAGAGTAGATTATTTAAGGGCTATTGAAGAAGGAAATTTTGAGTATATTGAAGCAGAGGTTTATTTAAGAGGTTTTTTGAAGGTTTATTCAGCTTATTTGGGCTTGGATACTAAAGAGGTATTAGAGGCCTACAAGAAATTACAAGAGCCTGAATTAGTTGAAGAAGAGATAGTAAAAAAAGAATCTTTTAAAGAGAAGATATCAAACTCTTTTGATGAGCATCAAAATGCTGTATTGATTAGTTGTTTAGTTGGAATCGGTTTATTGGTTATTGGACTACTTGCCTTTGCAGGATTTAAATTATATGGTCTGATTGATGATTCTGGTAGAATGGCTAATAGTTCTCCTTCTATCGAAACAGCTCAGGTAAAAGAAGGGGTTGTACTATCAGCTAGTAAGAAAGTTGAAGAAGAAGTAAAAGAAAGCGAAAAAACAAAGGAAAATCGAAAGGGTACTATAGAAGAGATTAATGAGAATAGGGCTGAAAAAACTGAAGTAAATAAGGAAGATAGTGAAGAACTAAATAATCAAGAAGTTGCAGCTAATGAGATAAATATTGAGGTTGAAACAATAGATGAAAGTTGGTACTCAGTCGAGGTAGATGGTAAGGTTGTCTTTAAAGGTATCGTTGCTGCTAATAATAGAAAATTATTTTCTGGTCAGAAGATTGAGTTGAAGATGGGAAATGCTGCTGGTATTAAGGTAATAAAAGATGGCAAGGTTATGGGTCCCTTTGGTTCTAAGGGGGAAGTTATAGTTAAACGGTTCTCTATAGATTAA
- a CDS encoding ABC transporter ATP-binding protein, with translation MDTILEMRGITKEFPGVLANDNVNLDLKKGEIHALVGENGAGKSTLMSVLFGIYQPTKGKIFYKGEELKIDGPNDAIDLGIGMVHQHFMLVHTLTVAENIVLGSEPSNGRGRLILSKAIDKIKSLSDEYGLDVDPNAKIKDIPVGMQQRVEILKALYRDAEVLILDEPTAVLTPQEVRGLYKIMDTLTEQGKSIIFITHKLKEVLTVSDRITVLRKGKSIGTVNTADTSETELAEMMVGRKVILEVEKEPAKFGGTKVEVRDLKASNAIGMLALDNISFEIREGEILGIAGVEGNGQTELVEVLTGLRTADSGVFKLERENLLNKSARKIKEAKVAHVPEDRHKHGLVLDYSIEDNLILGYHYKEPFAKGINLDFNSMAEHAQKLIPDYDIRPRNKEILARSLSGGNQQKIIIAREFDMGPEFLIASQPTRGVDIGAIEFIHKRIIEQRDQGKAVLLISAELSEIMSLSDRIAVMYEGKIVDILDAKEATEEKLGLLMAGSVVEH, from the coding sequence ATGGATACAATCTTAGAGATGAGAGGTATTACTAAAGAGTTTCCTGGAGTATTGGCAAATGATAATGTCAATCTAGATTTAAAAAAAGGGGAGATTCATGCTCTAGTTGGTGAGAATGGTGCAGGTAAATCTACCTTAATGAGTGTTTTATTTGGAATTTACCAACCCACCAAAGGGAAGATATTCTATAAAGGAGAAGAGTTAAAGATTGATGGTCCCAATGATGCTATTGATTTAGGAATTGGTATGGTGCATCAACATTTTATGTTGGTTCATACTTTGACTGTTGCCGAAAATATCGTTCTAGGTTCTGAGCCTAGCAATGGTAGGGGGAGGCTGATTTTATCCAAAGCTATCGATAAGATTAAAAGCTTATCAGATGAGTATGGCTTGGATGTAGATCCTAATGCTAAGATCAAAGATATTCCAGTGGGAATGCAGCAGAGGGTTGAGATTCTAAAGGCTTTATATCGAGATGCTGAAGTCTTGATTTTGGACGAGCCTACAGCAGTATTGACTCCTCAAGAGGTAAGAGGGCTATATAAGATTATGGATACCTTAACAGAACAAGGTAAATCTATCATCTTTATTACCCATAAGTTAAAAGAAGTTTTAACAGTATCTGATAGGATAACCGTTTTGAGAAAAGGAAAATCTATTGGTACAGTAAATACTGCTGATACTTCAGAGACTGAATTGGCTGAGATGATGGTAGGACGTAAGGTTATTTTAGAAGTGGAAAAAGAGCCTGCTAAATTTGGTGGTACAAAGGTAGAGGTTAGAGATTTAAAGGCAAGTAATGCTATAGGAATGTTAGCTTTAGATAATATATCCTTTGAAATTAGAGAAGGTGAGATTCTTGGAATTGCAGGAGTAGAAGGGAATGGACAGACAGAATTAGTTGAGGTGTTGACTGGATTGAGAACTGCAGATTCAGGTGTTTTTAAGTTGGAAAGGGAGAATCTATTAAATAAATCAGCCCGTAAGATTAAAGAGGCTAAAGTTGCCCATGTTCCAGAAGATAGGCATAAGCATGGACTAGTATTAGACTATTCAATCGAAGATAATTTAATCTTAGGTTATCATTATAAAGAGCCTTTTGCCAAGGGGATTAATTTAGACTTTAATTCAATGGCAGAGCATGCCCAAAAGTTGATTCCAGATTATGATATCCGTCCAAGGAATAAAGAGATATTAGCCCGTTCTTTATCTGGAGGAAATCAACAGAAAATAATCATTGCTCGAGAATTTGATATGGGCCCAGAGTTTTTAATTGCATCACAGCCAACTCGTGGTGTAGATATTGGAGCAATCGAGTTTATCCATAAGAGAATTATAGAGCAGAGAGATCAAGGGAAGGCAGTTTTGTTAATATCGGCTGAGTTATCAGAAATTATGTCACTAAGTGATAGGATTGCTGTTATGTATGAGGGAAAAATCGTAGATATTTTAGATGCTAAGGAAGCTACAGAAGAGAAGTTAGGGCTTCTGATGGCAGGATCAGTTGTTGAACATTAA
- the argC gene encoding N-acetyl-gamma-glutamyl-phosphate reductase has product MKVSIIGSTGYTGLELVRLLNKHPKVDLEILTSRSFAGEVISDIYPSLREEVDIKCENLDIDKLAENSEIVFTALPHGVSMEVVPQLLTKGLKVIDLSGDYRYDNLETYESWYKTHNSPELFKDAAYGLPELNRVEIEGSSLVANPGCYPTASILALAPLVDKGLINLDNIIIDAKSGTSGAGRGVSLGTHFCEVNNNFKAYKVANHRHTSEIEEKLGILAKKDISLSFTPHLLPINRGILATVYANLTEGIDTKFVLNLYNDYYKDEKFVRVMDEGKLPEIKHVAGSNYCDIGLTVDERIKRLIVISTIDNLLKGAAGQAVQNLNILAGWDETLGLDNVGLYL; this is encoded by the coding sequence ATGAAGGTAAGTATAATCGGTTCTACAGGATATACAGGATTGGAATTGGTCAGATTACTTAATAAACACCCAAAGGTAGATTTAGAGATATTGACTTCCCGGAGTTTTGCTGGAGAAGTTATCTCAGATATATATCCAAGTTTAAGAGAAGAGGTAGATATCAAATGTGAAAATTTAGATATTGATAAACTAGCAGAAAACTCAGAAATTGTCTTTACTGCTTTACCTCATGGAGTATCAATGGAGGTTGTGCCTCAGTTGCTTACTAAAGGTTTAAAGGTAATAGATTTAAGTGGGGATTACCGTTATGATAATCTAGAGACCTATGAAAGCTGGTATAAAACTCATAATAGCCCTGAGTTATTCAAAGATGCAGCTTATGGTCTACCTGAGTTGAATCGAGTAGAGATTGAAGGTAGTAGCTTGGTAGCCAACCCTGGTTGTTATCCAACAGCCTCTATTTTGGCATTGGCACCTTTGGTAGATAAGGGATTAATTAATTTAGATAATATTATTATCGATGCTAAATCTGGAACAAGTGGTGCAGGAAGAGGGGTTTCTTTAGGAACTCATTTCTGTGAGGTGAATAATAATTTTAAAGCTTATAAGGTAGCAAATCATCGCCATACATCAGAGATAGAGGAGAAATTAGGAATATTGGCTAAAAAAGATATTAGCCTATCTTTTACGCCACACCTTCTACCAATAAATAGAGGGATTTTAGCCACAGTATATGCCAATTTAACAGAAGGCATAGATACTAAATTTGTACTAAACCTTTATAATGATTATTATAAAGATGAGAAGTTTGTAAGAGTTATGGATGAAGGAAAGTTACCAGAGATTAAACATGTGGCTGGTTCAAACTACTGTGATATTGGATTGACAGTAGATGAGAGGATTAAGCGTTTAATAGTAATCTCTACTATAGATAACCTACTTAAAGGAGCTGCTGGGCAAGCTGTACAGAACTTAAATATCTTGGCAGGTTGGGATGAAACCTTAGGCTTAGATAATGTAGGGCTATATTTATAA
- a CDS encoding aspartyl-phosphate phosphatase Spo0E family protein, whose protein sequence is MDYSSKNLKEELEDFRQKLQVLSSKSERLTAKELIKLSQKLDRLIMKFYNKNS, encoded by the coding sequence TTGGATTATAGTAGCAAGAACCTAAAAGAAGAGTTAGAAGATTTTCGTCAAAAACTACAGGTATTGTCTAGTAAATCGGAAAGATTAACAGCCAAAGAATTAATTAAGCTAAGTCAAAAACTAGACAGATTAATTATGAAGTTTTACAATAAAAACTCATAA
- a CDS encoding DEAD/DEAH box helicase codes for MATNQIDTDNLMALDILDDYWQEREMGLFPHQIETVNKVIDQMNGRAILADEVGLGKTIEAGMILKEYMVRGDVKTCLVLTPASLGFQWWQELTHKFQIDCFNNRKGKGWHYFDVIISSLDKAKRKPHCDHIYERGFDMVIVDEAHRLKNSKTQNWKFVEKIPSKYLLLLTATPIQNDLKELYNLVALLKPDLFGNYSDFKDNYVKDKHSAQNLDDLQADLSKVMIRNQREEIDLYYTDRKVKLIPLSLTEKEQELYDGITDLVKTEYKKCISANKSIFHLLTLQREVCSSSFAVSKTLEKMCKSESYEGIKERLCELYELAISITENQKMKMVEKILEDTDGKAIIFTEYRATQQYICYHLYQKGYQPVVFSGKLRDNQKEWAKRQFMKNGDVLISTEAGGQGINLQFCNTIINYDLPWNPMKVEQRIGRVHRLGQEKDVLIYNLSTQNTIEEKIINLLDKKINLFESVIGGLDLIVRDGVDKSFGSDILELLIENDKDDLDKELDRYASKFIH; via the coding sequence ATGGCAACAAATCAAATAGATACTGATAATTTAATGGCTTTAGATATACTAGATGATTATTGGCAGGAGCGAGAGATGGGATTATTTCCCCATCAGATAGAGACTGTGAATAAGGTGATTGATCAGATGAATGGTAGAGCTATTTTAGCTGATGAGGTTGGTTTAGGTAAGACTATTGAGGCGGGGATGATATTAAAGGAGTATATGGTTAGAGGTGATGTAAAGACCTGTTTGGTCTTAACTCCTGCTTCTTTAGGCTTTCAATGGTGGCAAGAGCTAACCCATAAGTTTCAAATTGATTGTTTCAATAATCGTAAAGGTAAAGGATGGCATTATTTTGATGTAATAATTTCTTCCCTTGATAAAGCTAAACGAAAGCCCCATTGTGATCATATTTATGAACGGGGCTTTGACATGGTAATCGTTGATGAGGCACATCGTTTGAAGAACTCTAAGACTCAAAATTGGAAGTTTGTTGAGAAGATTCCTTCCAAATATCTATTGTTATTGACAGCTACTCCTATTCAAAATGATTTAAAAGAACTATATAACCTAGTAGCTTTATTGAAGCCTGATTTATTTGGAAATTACTCTGATTTTAAAGATAATTATGTTAAGGACAAGCATTCAGCCCAGAATTTAGATGATTTGCAGGCTGATTTATCTAAGGTAATGATACGTAATCAAAGAGAAGAGATAGATTTATATTATACCGATAGGAAGGTTAAGTTGATCCCTCTAAGTCTAACTGAGAAGGAGCAAGAACTTTATGATGGTATTACGGATTTGGTGAAGACCGAGTATAAGAAGTGTATCAGTGCCAATAAGAGTATCTTCCATCTCTTAACTTTACAGCGCGAGGTCTGTAGTAGCTCCTTTGCGGTCTCTAAAACTTTAGAGAAGATGTGTAAATCAGAAAGCTATGAGGGTATTAAGGAGAGATTATGTGAGTTGTATGAATTAGCTATCTCAATTACTGAGAATCAGAAGATGAAGATGGTTGAGAAAATTTTAGAGGATACTGATGGAAAGGCAATTATATTTACTGAATATCGGGCAACACAACAGTATATCTGCTATCATCTTTATCAAAAAGGTTATCAGCCTGTTGTATTTAGTGGAAAATTGCGGGATAATCAGAAGGAATGGGCTAAACGCCAATTTATGAAAAATGGTGATGTCTTAATCAGTACTGAGGCAGGTGGTCAAGGTATTAACTTACAATTTTGTAATACTATCATTAATTATGATTTACCTTGGAATCCAATGAAGGTAGAGCAGAGAATAGGTAGGGTACATCGCTTAGGTCAAGAGAAGGATGTTTTAATCTATAATCTCTCTACCCAAAATACAATTGAAGAGAAGATAATTAATCTGTTAGATAAGAAGATTAATCTCTTTGAAAGTGTAATTGGAGGTTTAGACTTGATAGTTAGAGATGGGGTAGATAAGAGCTTTGGTAGTGATATTTTAGAATTATTAATAGAGAATGACAAGGATGATTTAGATAAAGAGCTAGATAGATATGCTAGTAAATTTATACATTAA
- a CDS encoding ABC transporter permease, translating to MEIFQQIFNLETFSSTLRMAIPLMVAAIGGMFSERSGVVNIALEGMMLAGAFIAVVVSYFTGNAWFGLIGAVIFGGLFALIHAIVSIRYHANQVVSGVALNLLAAGGTVFLLNILFNTSGTSPSVKALPYWGTFKPTVYLGLLIVAISHYVLFYTPFGLRVRAVGEHPHAADSVGIDVEKIRYVCVILSGMLAGFAGAHLSIGVLSVFREGMTAGRGFIALAALIFGKWYPFGAMGASLLFGFFQAIEIRLQGIEAIGIPGEFVQTIPYILTVIALAGVIGRATPPAASGEPFEKGKR from the coding sequence ATGGAAATCTTTCAACAGATTTTTAATCTAGAGACCTTCAGCTCTACTTTAAGAATGGCAATTCCTTTGATGGTAGCCGCTATTGGTGGTATGTTTTCTGAAAGATCTGGTGTAGTTAATATTGCCTTAGAGGGGATGATGTTAGCTGGAGCCTTTATAGCGGTGGTTGTTAGTTATTTTACAGGAAATGCTTGGTTTGGGCTGATAGGGGCAGTAATCTTTGGTGGTTTATTTGCTTTAATTCATGCTATAGTCAGTATTAGATATCATGCTAATCAGGTTGTTAGTGGAGTAGCTTTGAACCTGTTGGCTGCTGGTGGAACCGTTTTTTTATTGAATATTTTATTTAATACATCAGGAACTTCACCTTCTGTAAAGGCTTTGCCTTATTGGGGAACTTTTAAACCTACTGTTTATTTAGGATTATTGATAGTGGCTATCTCTCATTATGTCTTATTCTATACACCTTTTGGCTTACGAGTAAGGGCTGTAGGAGAGCATCCTCATGCTGCTGATTCTGTGGGGATTGATGTGGAGAAGATTAGATATGTCTGTGTAATCTTAAGTGGGATGTTAGCAGGCTTTGCTGGTGCTCACTTATCAATAGGGGTACTGAGTGTTTTTAGAGAAGGAATGACTGCTGGACGTGGCTTTATTGCTTTAGCAGCTTTAATCTTTGGTAAATGGTATCCTTTTGGTGCTATGGGAGCAAGTTTATTATTTGGTTTCTTCCAAGCTATTGAGATTAGATTACAAGGGATAGAGGCAATTGGTATTCCTGGTGAATTTGTACAGACGATTCCTTATATCTTAACAGTAATTGCATTGGCAGGAGTTATTGGTAGAGCAACTCCTCCAGCAGCTAGTGGAGAGCCTTTTGAAAAGGGTAAAAGATAA